The DNA region ATCAATGATCGAGCCGCGGCTGGCATATTCACCAGGGCCAAACACTTGGTCGGCATGGCGGTAGCCAGATTTTTCAAGCTGCATGCGTAGTTTGTCTAGCGAATATAAGTCGCCATTTTTCACCATCAATGTCGTTTTCAGCAAATACTCTTTTGGAGACTGGCGCTGTAATAATGTGCTGATTGGAATGATGATAAGGCCCGATTGCTGAGTCGGAAGTTGGTAAAGCTGGGCAATACGGTCTGAAATAATGTCTTGATGAGGCGAAAAGTTATCGTAAGGCAACGTTTCCCAATCCGGAAAGAGTGACACTGAATGAGTCGTGAATTGTGAAACTTCATGATGAAGCTTTATTGCCATTTGGTGGTCAGGTACAGCAAGCAATGTTACGCCAGCATGCTTTTGAGAAAGCTCGGCAATGGTTAAGGCGAGTGCGCCACCCATAAGTTGGCCAATGTGCTTCTTGTCGCCTTCTTTTTCCGGTAAAGGCAGTGTCAATAAAGTGGTCTTATTTGATGATGTTTCAGACATAATTTGATTGGGCTTTTATAAATTGAGAATGCAATCGAATTTGAACAAACACGCTCTAGAGACGATTATTTCTTCTGATTATCGCTATGTGGCACAACTAATCAAGGGGAACACTAAAATTGATGCCAGAAGTTCGTCAATTCTTACTTTGTTATTGGTAAATCGTTCAGACAATCGTTATTCTCTGTTTTCATTATTTTTCTTCATTACTTTATCTAGGATACGTGCATGTTTCATCCAGTATCGGCCTTTATTGGTTTGCGATATTTAAAAGGTCGTTCAGGGGATAAATTCAGCCGATTTGTGTCGTATATGTCGACAGCAGGCATTTCGATTGGTGTTTTATCTTTGGTAACGGTTTTATCAGTAATGAATGGGTTTGAAGGCCAATTAAAGCAAAAAATTCTTGGGGTATTACCACAAGCGGTTGTCAGTCAAGGTGATGATCGTACTCCGTTTGAACCGACTCCCCCGACCTTCCTTAAACAGATTCCCCATGTGGAACGTATTTCCCCGATTGTTCGTAGTGAAGCGATCATTCAAAGTGCTTCCAAACTCAGTGCAGGATTAATGATCGGTATTGAGCCCCGTGAAGACGACCCGCTTGCCCAGAGAATGATGATGGGCAATATGTCGAATTTAAGTGCGGGGGATTACCATGTATTTTTAGGCCATTCATTGGCTCGAATTTTGAACGTGAATCTTGGTGATAAAGTGCGTTTAATGGTGACGAATGCCAGCCAGTTTACCCCATTAGGGCGGATACCAAGCCAACGTAACTTTACTGTTTCAGGCATATTCAATACTGGTTCGGATGTTGATGCGATGTTGATGGTGACCAATATTGAAGATGGGGGGCGCTTACTGCGTTATTCTAAAAACACAATGTCTGGTTGGCGTTTATTTTTTGATGATCCGTTCGTCGTGGCCGATTTATCGCAGAAAGTGAAGTCAGATAATATTTTACCCAATAACTGGAATTGGTCAGATTGGCGCGATCAACGTGGTGAGCTTTTTCAAGCCGTACGAATGGAAAAAAATATGATGGGCTTAATGTTAGGGCTGATTATTGCCGTTGCTGCATTTAATATTATTTCAGCCTTGATTATGGTGGTGATGGAAAAACAATCAGAAGTGGCGATTTTAAAGACTCAAGGGATGACGAATCATCAAATTCTTGCCATTTTTATGGTTCAAGGGGCAAGTAGTGGCGTGATTGGTTCGATTGTCGGCGGGATATTGGGAACATTACTTGCCGCCAATCTTAATGCCGTTATGAATACGTTAGGTTTTTCATTATTTGCATCCGGCACTGAGTTGCCAGTTGTGATTTCACCCGTACAAATTTTGGTGGTTATCCTTCTTGCCATCGCGCTCAGTCTTTTGGCAACGTTATTTCCTTCTTATCGCGCGGCATCAGTGAAACCGGCAGAGGCGTTGCGTTATGAGTAA from Vibrio casei includes:
- the lolC gene encoding lipoprotein-releasing ABC transporter permease subunit LolC — its product is MFHPVSAFIGLRYLKGRSGDKFSRFVSYMSTAGISIGVLSLVTVLSVMNGFEGQLKQKILGVLPQAVVSQGDDRTPFEPTPPTFLKQIPHVERISPIVRSEAIIQSASKLSAGLMIGIEPREDDPLAQRMMMGNMSNLSAGDYHVFLGHSLARILNVNLGDKVRLMVTNASQFTPLGRIPSQRNFTVSGIFNTGSDVDAMLMVTNIEDGGRLLRYSKNTMSGWRLFFDDPFVVADLSQKVKSDNILPNNWNWSDWRDQRGELFQAVRMEKNMMGLMLGLIIAVAAFNIISALIMVVMEKQSEVAILKTQGMTNHQILAIFMVQGASSGVIGSIVGGILGTLLAANLNAVMNTLGFSLFASGTELPVVISPVQILVVILLAIALSLLATLFPSYRAASVKPAEALRYE